The window AACAGCTGAAAAACATTTTCTTTTAGCATTAAATGCAAAAGATATCCAAGCTTATCCTTGGGAAAAAGCAGTAGTTTATAACAATCTTGGCAGACTTTATGCAACTCAAAAAAAATGGAGAAATGCAGAAAAATGTTTTAAAAATGCATTGTTTTATAATCCCAATTATAAACCAGCATTATGTAGCTTAGGTAAACTTTATCTTTTTTTCTATCAAAAAAACAATGATAAGACTTTTTTAAAAGAAGCCAAAAAATTTTTAAAAAAATGCCATTAAAAAAATTTTCTTATAGTGCCCAAAATATTTATTGGTTAAAAAGAATAGATAATATTTTGGGAGAAAAATTAACAGAACTTTGCCCAAATTTAACGCTTAAAAAATATAAAATTCAAATTCCACCTAAAAATATCCTTATCATCCGTCCAGGTGGTATTGGTGATGCAATCCTATTATTACCTGCATTGAATTTATTTAAAAAACACTTTCCATCTTGCAAAATATTTATTCTTGCAGAAAAA of the Candidatus Desulfofervidus auxilii genome contains:
- a CDS encoding tetratricopeptide repeat protein translates to TPVAWRYLYLPSLFFILGIGIWTINIKNVKLATLGLSLCFFLITITHQSIWRDDFHFWKRAVTLADKDYAIPHHQYALALWEKGDLKTAEKHFLLALNAKDIQAYPWEKAVVYNNLGRLYATQKKWRNAEKCFKNALFYNPNYKPALCSLGKLYLFFYQKNNDKTFLKEAKKFLKKCH